In a single window of the Halolamina litorea genome:
- a CDS encoding metal-dependent hydrolase — MWPWDHVAAGYLLLSALHRLGWRRPPSRRAAVVVAGAAVLPDLIDKPLSWWLAVLPSGRSLGHSLLVALPLVAVVAAVGLSTERRSVALAFGAGYLSHLAGDVAYPLLVKGELRVGFLLWPLVPADSSGAGGGLPYLTDLVDDFIGFLSTPAGALYAAADLTLLGLALLAWVVDGRTAKPHAGSTVEDG, encoded by the coding sequence GTGTGGCCGTGGGACCACGTCGCCGCGGGCTACCTGCTGCTCTCGGCCCTCCACCGACTGGGGTGGCGACGGCCGCCGTCGCGCCGGGCCGCCGTCGTCGTCGCCGGCGCGGCGGTGCTACCGGACCTGATCGACAAGCCGCTCTCGTGGTGGCTGGCCGTACTGCCCTCGGGGCGCTCGCTGGGCCACTCGCTGCTGGTCGCGCTCCCCTTGGTGGCGGTCGTGGCGGCCGTGGGGCTCTCGACCGAGCGGCGGTCGGTCGCACTCGCGTTCGGGGCTGGCTATCTCAGTCACCTCGCCGGCGACGTCGCCTACCCGCTGCTCGTCAAGGGCGAACTCCGCGTCGGGTTCCTCCTGTGGCCGCTGGTGCCGGCCGACTCGAGCGGCGCCGGCGGCGGCCTGCCGTACCTGACCGACCTGGTCGACGACTTCATCGGCTTCCTCTCGACACCGGCCGGCGCGCTCTACGCCGCCGCCGACCTGACGCTGCTCGGGCTCGCACTCCTCGCCTGGGTGGTGGACGGCCGAACGGCGAAACCACACGCGGGCAGTACGGTCGAGGACGGCTGA
- a CDS encoding DUF1616 domain-containing protein, protein MSTVRSTRERSSSLTDVTDLLVVAGYTGVAVALLAGGVVEGPTRVLLAGALLGFCPGYAVVSALYPVRAAQRRNQPQPGWAERGAIAVGTSLVLLVLGVLPFSVLGFGTGAVLGVVLTVTLAGIAVAAVRRLRVPADERIRLPVRRLYRDAREATVDAPSVDAALNVALAVVVVVGVVTLAVGLAAPDRGVHYSEVALADGADGEWTDTDTFQQGAAASLPLFVENDDDEDHNYTAVVVLERLGDARNNGTAGPAVLERAALSRATVTVPAGEGTTRRIEFTPPLRGSELRLSVYVYVESEPETPGAESADYHLYRWVDVNEGAGSLAGSETVGAAAGN, encoded by the coding sequence ATGAGCACGGTGCGTTCGACCCGGGAACGGTCGAGTTCACTCACGGACGTGACGGACCTGCTCGTCGTCGCCGGCTACACGGGAGTCGCAGTCGCGCTGCTGGCCGGCGGCGTCGTCGAGGGGCCTACCCGCGTGTTGCTCGCGGGGGCACTCCTGGGGTTCTGTCCCGGCTACGCGGTCGTCTCGGCGCTGTACCCGGTCAGGGCCGCACAGCGGCGGAACCAGCCCCAGCCGGGATGGGCCGAACGGGGTGCCATCGCCGTGGGTACGTCGCTGGTGTTGCTCGTGCTCGGGGTGCTCCCGTTCTCGGTGCTCGGGTTCGGAACCGGAGCCGTACTCGGGGTGGTGCTGACGGTCACGCTGGCGGGGATCGCCGTCGCCGCGGTGCGTCGCCTCCGAGTGCCCGCCGACGAACGGATCAGGCTCCCGGTTCGGCGCCTGTACCGGGACGCCCGCGAGGCGACCGTCGACGCCCCGTCGGTCGACGCGGCGTTGAACGTCGCGCTCGCCGTCGTCGTGGTCGTCGGCGTGGTCACGCTCGCGGTCGGACTCGCGGCCCCGGACCGCGGGGTGCACTACTCGGAGGTCGCGCTGGCGGACGGCGCCGACGGCGAGTGGACCGATACCGACACGTTCCAACAGGGGGCGGCGGCGTCGCTCCCGCTGTTCGTCGAAAACGACGACGACGAGGACCACAACTACACGGCGGTCGTCGTGCTCGAACGGTTGGGCGACGCGCGGAACAACGGGACTGCCGGCCCGGCCGTGTTGGAGCGGGCGGCGCTCTCGCGGGCGACAGTGACGGTTCCGGCGGGCGAGGGGACGACCAGACGGATCGAGTTCACCCCGCCGCTGCGTGGCTCGGAGCTACGCCTGAGCGTCTACGTCTACGTCGAGTCGGAACCGGAAACGCCCGGGGCGGAGAGCGCGGACTACCACCTCTACCGCTGGGTCGACGTGAACGAGGGGGCCGGCTCGCTCGCGGGGAGTGAGACGGTCGGAGCGGCCGCGGGGAACTGA
- a CDS encoding ArsR/SmtB family transcription factor: protein MTTGEAGDSEALLRVFADEYSRQIILAADEEPRTAKSLSRICDASLATVYRRISTLEERGLIAVHSTVGSGGEHKRLFETTIEAFHVRVDDGELELSVETRDELADNFTSLWEEFRENV, encoded by the coding sequence ATGACGACGGGCGAAGCCGGGGACTCCGAAGCCCTCCTGCGAGTGTTCGCGGACGAGTACTCCCGGCAGATCATCCTCGCGGCCGACGAGGAACCACGCACGGCCAAGAGCCTGAGCCGGATCTGTGACGCGTCGCTCGCGACGGTCTACCGACGAATCTCCACGCTGGAGGAGCGCGGGCTCATCGCCGTCCACTCGACGGTCGGCTCCGGCGGCGAACACAAACGGCTGTTCGAGACGACGATCGAGGCGTTCCACGTCAGGGTCGACGACGGCGAACTCGAACTCTCCGTCGAGACCCGCGACGAACTCGCCGATAACTTCACGTCGCTCTGGGAGGAGTTCAGAGAGAACGTATGA
- a CDS encoding SCO family protein translates to MDRRSYLQSIAATGAVSGLTATAGCLGIGDAGAEGTVLDPPEQDLSAAAHPSYGDEMPALTVPDPITGESVSTASFEGERTYLWTSFYTNCPDGVCPALTLRLRRAQEVAAVNGYGDDAAFLALTFDPERDTEPVLREYADQQGVDLDAGNWHFLRPESYESGKELLDEEFGLVIEKVPADDYENLEYQFPHYGLILLVNDRGIVERAYPNGPTVDIETVENDFEAVVTA, encoded by the coding sequence ATGGACCGCCGCAGCTACCTCCAGTCGATAGCCGCGACCGGGGCCGTCTCGGGGCTGACCGCCACCGCCGGCTGTCTCGGGATCGGTGACGCCGGCGCCGAGGGGACGGTACTCGATCCGCCGGAACAGGACCTGAGTGCGGCAGCACACCCGAGCTACGGCGACGAGATGCCGGCGTTGACGGTTCCGGACCCGATCACCGGCGAGTCCGTGTCGACCGCGTCCTTTGAGGGTGAGCGGACGTACCTATGGACCTCGTTCTACACGAACTGTCCGGACGGCGTCTGTCCGGCCCTGACGCTCCGGCTCCGGCGCGCCCAGGAGGTCGCCGCGGTGAACGGCTACGGCGACGACGCCGCCTTCCTCGCGCTCACGTTCGACCCCGAACGCGACACGGAGCCGGTCCTCCGGGAGTACGCCGACCAGCAGGGCGTCGACTTGGACGCAGGCAACTGGCACTTCCTCCGGCCCGAGAGTTACGAGTCGGGCAAGGAACTGCTCGACGAGGAGTTCGGGCTGGTGATCGAGAAGGTCCCGGCCGACGACTACGAGAACCTCGAGTACCAATTCCCCCACTACGGGCTGATCCTCCTCGTCAACGACCGCGGGATCGTCGAACGGGCGTACCCGAACGGGCCGACCGTGGATATCGAGACCGTCGAAAACGACTTCGAGGCGGTGGTTACGGCGTGA
- a CDS encoding cytochrome c biogenesis CcdA family protein, which yields MAGELLATNVPFALAAGVATFFSPCAYPLLPGYVGFYVNSVDAENASVAGAGVRGVAAAIGVLTTFALLGGATAWVGQETLSGITVFETLVGGLLVVFGVLVALGRAPSLSLSLPKRRTGVLGFGLFGAGYALAGAGCVAPVFLAVVARSITLPTEAAGVVLGVYAGTVAVLMTATTVATGVGVVSNANRVMTHATLLKRLAGVAMAIAGVGQLYLSLVVY from the coding sequence ATGGCGGGGGAACTGCTCGCGACCAACGTCCCGTTCGCGCTCGCGGCGGGCGTCGCGACGTTCTTCTCCCCCTGTGCGTATCCGCTCCTGCCGGGCTACGTCGGCTTCTACGTGAACTCCGTCGACGCCGAGAACGCCTCGGTCGCCGGTGCCGGCGTCAGGGGCGTCGCGGCCGCGATCGGCGTGCTGACGACGTTCGCGCTGCTCGGCGGCGCAACCGCGTGGGTCGGCCAGGAGACGCTCTCGGGGATCACCGTCTTCGAAACGCTCGTCGGCGGGCTGCTCGTCGTCTTCGGGGTGCTCGTGGCGCTGGGTCGCGCCCCCTCACTGTCGCTGTCGCTGCCGAAACGCCGGACGGGGGTTCTGGGGTTCGGCCTGTTCGGCGCGGGCTACGCGCTGGCCGGCGCCGGCTGTGTCGCCCCGGTGTTCCTCGCGGTGGTCGCTCGTTCGATCACGCTGCCGACGGAGGCGGCGGGTGTCGTATTGGGCGTCTACGCCGGGACTGTCGCCGTGCTGATGACCGCCACGACGGTCGCGACCGGCGTCGGGGTCGTCAGTAACGCGAACCGAGTGATGACCCACGCGACGCTCCTGAAGCGGCTCGCCGGGGTGGCGATGGCGATAGCCGGGGTCGGGCAGCTGTACCTCTCGCTGGTCGTCTACTGA
- a CDS encoding right-handed parallel beta-helix repeat-containing protein, with amino-acid sequence MVLAAFAAALVVTAGIPGVVAGAPAALQAADSSTALTECGPIDEPGTYELRGNVTAPSAGDCLTVRADGVTIDGNGYAIVGNESGIGVATDGVTGLTVTNVTLTGWSTAVSATGGAENVTVRNSTITNGALGVAAFGGSTNLVVTDTHIHDLAGTGIHLRADDGHIVGNEIEATGGFAVDVAAGDGVQVSDNRINATRGGIEVTDSAGVAISGNELRSVNGTSIHLAGEGGDWRDDYRGNAPLFIAVILSPPEPIGPTEIVGNTVADGDGNGILVQDASDVTVRQNRVVRSRDGIRVGGTKQVSIVNNTAVANRDDGISLAGSAWGLIDNNTARANADDGFYVVGDDATVTANLAAENGDDGLDAQNSTGVVVRGNRFLDNRNDGVFFRGIVDGVIEDNEVVRNDDDGVDLRGTVGVRVVNNTVCGSGDNNLISRTGTRGTVVRNNGC; translated from the coding sequence ATGGTACTCGCTGCCTTCGCCGCCGCGCTCGTCGTGACCGCAGGGATCCCGGGCGTCGTCGCCGGCGCGCCCGCGGCCCTGCAGGCGGCTGACTCATCGACCGCCCTGACGGAGTGTGGCCCGATCGACGAACCGGGAACGTACGAACTCCGGGGCAACGTCACCGCGCCCTCGGCCGGCGACTGCCTCACGGTCCGGGCCGACGGCGTGACCATCGACGGCAACGGCTACGCCATCGTCGGCAACGAGAGCGGCATCGGTGTCGCCACCGACGGCGTCACCGGCCTCACTGTCACGAACGTGACGTTGACTGGCTGGTCGACCGCCGTCTCCGCTACCGGAGGCGCGGAGAACGTGACGGTCCGGAACAGCACGATCACGAACGGCGCGCTCGGCGTCGCCGCCTTCGGCGGGAGCACGAACCTCGTCGTCACCGACACGCACATCCACGACCTCGCGGGCACCGGTATCCACCTCCGGGCCGACGACGGCCACATCGTCGGGAACGAGATCGAGGCCACCGGCGGCTTCGCGGTCGACGTCGCTGCCGGCGACGGTGTGCAGGTTTCCGACAACCGGATCAACGCCACCCGTGGCGGGATCGAGGTGACCGACTCGGCCGGCGTAGCCATCAGCGGGAACGAACTGCGCTCGGTCAACGGTACCAGCATCCACCTCGCCGGGGAGGGCGGCGACTGGCGGGACGACTACCGCGGGAACGCGCCGCTGTTCATCGCGGTGATCCTCTCGCCGCCCGAGCCCATCGGGCCGACGGAGATCGTCGGTAACACCGTCGCCGACGGCGACGGGAACGGGATCCTCGTTCAGGACGCCTCCGACGTGACCGTCAGGCAGAACCGCGTGGTTCGGAGTCGGGACGGCATCCGTGTCGGCGGCACGAAACAGGTCAGCATCGTCAACAACACCGCGGTCGCGAACCGCGACGACGGCATCTCCCTCGCCGGCTCGGCCTGGGGTCTCATCGACAACAACACGGCCCGCGCCAACGCCGACGACGGCTTCTACGTCGTCGGCGACGACGCGACGGTGACCGCGAACCTCGCGGCCGAAAACGGCGACGACGGGCTCGACGCTCAGAACAGTACCGGCGTCGTCGTCCGGGGGAACCGGTTCCTCGACAACCGGAACGACGGCGTGTTCTTCCGGGGAATCGTCGACGGCGTGATCGAGGACAACGAGGTCGTTCGCAACGACGATGACGGTGTCGACCTCCGTGGCACCGTCGGGGTGCGCGTCGTCAACAACACCGTCTGCGGGAGCGGCGACAACAACCTCATCTCGCGTACCGGAACCCGAGGAACGGTCGTCCGGAACAACGGCTGTTGA
- a CDS encoding DUF7521 family protein, protein MTSIPIVAVKLIALLLSLSVAYLAFYAYRRSEQAPMIYVSVGFVFIGVGAICEGLILDVLGTSLFSAALVQAVLVSAGMVLILRSITLGPDRHQA, encoded by the coding sequence ATGACCAGCATCCCGATCGTTGCCGTCAAGCTGATCGCGCTGCTGCTCAGTCTCTCGGTCGCGTACCTCGCGTTCTACGCCTACCGGCGCAGCGAGCAGGCGCCGATGATCTACGTCTCGGTCGGGTTCGTCTTCATCGGGGTCGGCGCCATCTGTGAGGGGCTGATCCTCGACGTCCTCGGAACGTCGCTGTTCTCGGCGGCGCTCGTGCAAGCGGTGCTCGTCTCGGCGGGCATGGTGCTGATACTGCGCTCGATCACGCTCGGGCCCGACCGGCATCAGGCGTAG
- a CDS encoding glycosyltransferase has translation MRVLNLVPSEQSRFFDQQVRTLESLGVDCTTLSVPGHREYDDGDTSGRSVVDYARLYPNVLSASFDDYDLIHANYGLTAPHAICQPNLPVVLSLWGTDLYGKYGPVSRFCARFADAVVVMSPAMAEDLGREAHVLPHGVDLSLFKPAPTGPARQRVGWDAEGHHVLFPYPPERGVKNYPRAQRIVDAASQRVSDPIELHTVTGVPHDGMPSYLNAADALLLTSTHEGSPNAVKEALACNVPVVSTDVGDVATRLAGLDHSWVCASDAELVDGLIDALTTDDRPRGRAAVREISVQRTGERLLDIYRDVVDG, from the coding sequence ATGCGCGTGCTCAACCTCGTCCCCAGCGAGCAGTCGCGCTTCTTCGACCAGCAGGTTCGTACCCTCGAAAGTCTCGGGGTCGACTGTACGACGCTCTCGGTGCCGGGCCACCGCGAGTACGACGACGGCGACACCTCCGGCCGATCGGTGGTCGACTACGCGCGGCTCTACCCGAACGTGCTCTCGGCGTCCTTCGACGACTACGACCTGATCCACGCAAACTACGGGCTGACCGCGCCCCACGCCATCTGCCAGCCGAACCTCCCCGTCGTGCTCTCGCTGTGGGGGACCGACCTCTACGGGAAGTACGGCCCGGTGAGCCGGTTCTGTGCCCGCTTCGCCGACGCCGTCGTCGTCATGTCGCCGGCGATGGCCGAGGACCTGGGCCGGGAGGCACACGTCCTCCCCCACGGCGTCGATCTGTCGCTGTTCAAGCCCGCGCCGACGGGCCCCGCTCGCCAACGCGTCGGCTGGGACGCCGAGGGCCACCACGTGCTGTTTCCCTACCCCCCCGAGCGCGGCGTGAAGAACTACCCGCGGGCCCAGCGGATCGTCGACGCGGCCAGCCAGCGCGTGTCCGATCCGATCGAACTCCACACGGTGACCGGCGTCCCCCACGACGGGATGCCATCCTACCTCAACGCCGCCGACGCGCTGCTGCTCACCTCCACTCACGAAGGGTCGCCGAACGCGGTGAAGGAGGCCCTCGCGTGTAACGTCCCGGTCGTCTCGACGGACGTGGGCGACGTGGCCACGCGGCTTGCGGGCCTCGACCACTCGTGGGTCTGTGCGAGCGACGCCGAACTCGTCGATGGCCTCATCGACGCTCTCACGACCGACGACCGTCCTCGTGGCCGCGCTGCGGTTCGGGAGATCAGCGTCCAGCGGACCGGCGAACGGCTCCTCGACATCTATCGCGACGTGGTCGACGGCTGA
- a CDS encoding Gfo/Idh/MocA family protein: MTLRTAVVGGGTVSGVHLNGLRQNPRTELVAICDTDETVAREIADTYDITPFFDVEAMLSEIDLDWLHICTPVQTHLPIAKLAIDAGVPIQIEKPITETYAEFEELAAYAADAGVTVSEKHNHNFDPAVRAAMARRRRGDLGEVRGVDVIYTGSSRPDDPNRGPWNFELAGGEFEEGIPHPVYLTLRAGGYPRSEEAVNATTALFDDYDKPFDYDGAQIQYVTDDEVLCTTKILGGTRPVRQILIHGEKCSLTVDLLSQTVIEHDRDYKRSAATRALNNIDEAGDRLAGTVANARAVARRALADDDDWDTQRMLNAHFYQNDAESKALLADDPDAMPVPLSESRWTSYLMEAVREAAANPPGHPMEQPIDAE; the protein is encoded by the coding sequence ATGACGCTCCGAACAGCGGTCGTCGGCGGCGGTACCGTCTCCGGCGTCCACCTCAACGGCCTGCGACAGAACCCGCGAACCGAACTCGTCGCCATCTGTGACACCGACGAGACGGTCGCCCGCGAAATCGCCGACACGTACGACATCACCCCCTTCTTCGACGTGGAGGCGATGCTCTCGGAGATCGACCTCGACTGGCTCCACATCTGTACGCCGGTCCAGACCCACCTCCCGATCGCCAAGCTGGCCATCGACGCCGGCGTGCCGATCCAGATCGAGAAGCCGATCACCGAGACCTACGCCGAGTTCGAGGAGCTGGCGGCCTACGCCGCCGACGCCGGCGTCACCGTCTCGGAGAAACACAACCACAACTTCGACCCGGCGGTCCGGGCAGCGATGGCCCGGCGCCGCCGCGGCGACCTCGGCGAGGTTCGCGGCGTCGACGTTATTTACACCGGCTCCAGCCGCCCGGACGACCCCAACCGCGGCCCGTGGAACTTCGAACTCGCCGGCGGGGAGTTCGAGGAGGGGATCCCTCACCCGGTGTATCTGACCCTGCGAGCCGGGGGGTACCCCCGCAGCGAGGAAGCCGTGAACGCCACAACCGCGCTGTTCGACGACTACGACAAACCGTTCGACTACGACGGCGCCCAGATCCAGTACGTCACCGACGACGAGGTGCTCTGTACGACGAAGATCCTCGGCGGCACCCGCCCGGTCCGGCAGATCCTGATCCACGGCGAGAAGTGCTCGCTCACCGTCGACCTGCTCTCCCAGACCGTGATCGAACACGACCGGGACTACAAGCGCTCGGCGGCGACGCGGGCGCTGAACAACATCGACGAGGCGGGCGACCGACTCGCAGGGACGGTGGCGAACGCCCGCGCGGTGGCCCGGCGTGCCCTGGCCGACGATGACGATTGGGACACCCAGCGGATGCTCAACGCCCACTTCTACCAGAACGACGCCGAGTCGAAGGCGCTGCTGGCCGACGACCCCGACGCGATGCCGGTCCCGCTGTCTGAGTCCCGGTGGACGAGCTACCTGATGGAGGCCGTCCGCGAGGCGGCCGCCAACCCGCCGGGACACCCGATGGAACAGCCGATAGACGCCGAGTGA
- a CDS encoding TlpA family protein disulfide reductase produces the protein MNRRQLLAGVASAGAIGAGALVATGGIPSGTSDGQTPVEPTTLDTIDAPGSRDGEVTLPAAGQPTFVDFFGTWCDPCVEQMPALAEVEDRVGDDVQFVSVTTEDVGGSVSTESVVEWWRENDGDWLVAADVTAELAAKLNVGGYPTAVALDADGRIRWSESGIHSADELIAGIETARD, from the coding sequence GTGAACCGTCGACAGCTACTGGCCGGGGTCGCGAGTGCCGGCGCGATCGGGGCGGGCGCACTCGTCGCGACCGGGGGTATTCCCAGCGGAACCAGCGACGGACAGACACCGGTCGAACCGACGACGCTCGACACCATCGACGCCCCGGGGAGCCGTGACGGCGAGGTGACGCTCCCAGCGGCGGGCCAGCCCACGTTCGTCGACTTCTTCGGGACGTGGTGTGACCCCTGTGTCGAGCAGATGCCGGCGCTCGCCGAGGTCGAAGATCGGGTCGGCGACGACGTGCAGTTCGTTTCGGTAACGACCGAGGACGTGGGCGGGTCGGTGAGTACGGAGTCGGTCGTCGAGTGGTGGCGCGAGAACGACGGCGACTGGCTCGTCGCCGCCGACGTGACCGCCGAACTCGCGGCGAAGCTCAACGTGGGCGGCTACCCGACTGCGGTCGCACTCGACGCCGACGGGCGGATCCGGTGGTCCGAATCGGGCATCCACAGCGCCGACGAGCTCATCGCCGGGATCGAAACGGCCAGGGACTGA
- a CDS encoding NAD-dependent epimerase/dehydratase family protein encodes MARDRPTDDRPPAAGSVQVPEQLRGETVLVTGGAGFVGSHLASALADACDLRVIDDLSDGRRERVPEQATFVHGDVRETGALVPAADGVDTIFHQAGLVSVPESLERPIESHERNVDGTLAVLEAARRNDARVVFASSVAIYGAPETVPIAEDEPTDPTSPYGVDKLAADHYVRLYHDRYDLETVALRYFNVYGPGQDAGVINAFRDKARAGQPLVVDGDGKQRRDFVHVEDVVRANLAAATTDAVGEAFNIGTGDSIRIEDLAAMVRELTGTDVPIEHTEPRPGEIRNSRADPTRSRERLGFEAAVSLEAGLEDLLVANPVHH; translated from the coding sequence ATGGCACGCGACCGACCCACGGACGACCGCCCCCCCGCTGCAGGCTCGGTGCAGGTACCCGAACAGCTCCGCGGCGAGACCGTCCTCGTCACCGGCGGGGCGGGCTTCGTCGGGAGCCACCTCGCCAGCGCGCTCGCCGACGCGTGTGACCTCCGGGTGATCGACGACCTCTCGGACGGCCGCCGCGAGCGCGTCCCCGAGCAAGCCACGTTCGTCCACGGCGACGTGCGCGAGACCGGCGCGCTGGTTCCGGCCGCCGACGGCGTCGACACGATCTTCCACCAGGCCGGGCTGGTCAGCGTCCCCGAGTCGCTCGAACGCCCGATCGAGAGCCACGAGCGCAACGTCGACGGCACCCTCGCCGTGCTCGAAGCCGCCCGGCGAAACGACGCCCGCGTCGTCTTCGCCTCCAGCGTCGCCATCTACGGCGCCCCCGAGACGGTCCCGATCGCCGAGGACGAACCGACTGACCCGACCTCCCCCTACGGCGTCGACAAGCTCGCGGCCGATCACTACGTCCGGCTCTATCACGACCGCTACGACCTCGAAACCGTCGCGCTGCGCTACTTCAACGTCTACGGGCCGGGGCAGGACGCCGGGGTGATCAACGCGTTCCGCGACAAGGCACGCGCCGGGCAGCCGCTGGTCGTCGACGGCGACGGCAAACAGCGGCGGGACTTCGTCCACGTCGAGGACGTGGTCCGGGCGAACCTCGCGGCGGCGACGACCGACGCCGTCGGCGAGGCGTTCAACATCGGGACCGGCGACAGCATCCGGATCGAGGACCTCGCGGCGATGGTGCGGGAGCTGACCGGCACCGACGTGCCGATCGAACACACCGAACCCCGGCCCGGCGAGATCCGCAACAGTCGTGCCGACCCCACCCGGTCCCGCGAACGGCTCGGCTTCGAGGCAGCCGTCTCGCTGGAGGCGGGGCTCGAAGACCTGCTGGTGGCCAACCCCGTTCACCACTGA
- a CDS encoding flippase, translating to MALVDRLARGVKASFAATMLNLVSSGLLVLVLTRVLFSPAEYGRLNFALSALGVVTILATLGLPKSTARYVTEFTETDPGQVPHVLRQSAFYLTIMIAAVVLGTVVLGPTVLRLTGSPAVGGLLAVGSLYVAGRAYQSYFATVFQGLNRVDWSALVTTVSSVARLPLVVLMVTLGFGVVGAVAGYVLAFALASAMGAYVVYTRFYRSYDADDAPSDRLTRRLLEYSVPLTATRGANVLDKKVDTLLVGVLIDMTAVGYYTVAKQVSDFVAAPASSFGYTISPALGEQSSKDETQRAATLYERSLQYVLLAYVPAVVGLILVAQPMVRYVFGPDYLGAVTTLQVFSGFMLVNAVNKVTSDGLDYLGRARSRAIIKSAMAVSNFGLNLVLIPAMGVVGAAVATVITYTIYTGSNVYFITQELPVDVHAVARRLVVTAIITTGMAAVVWGALPYVSDLPSLLAVVFLGAAMWATLSVLGGVLNIRRVAKLLT from the coding sequence ATGGCGCTCGTCGACCGCTTGGCCCGGGGGGTCAAAGCCAGCTTCGCGGCCACGATGCTGAACCTCGTCTCGAGCGGGCTGCTCGTGCTGGTGCTGACCCGGGTGCTGTTCTCGCCGGCGGAGTACGGTCGACTCAACTTCGCGCTCTCGGCGCTGGGGGTGGTGACGATCCTCGCCACGCTCGGCCTACCCAAGTCCACCGCGCGGTACGTCACGGAGTTCACCGAGACCGACCCGGGACAGGTCCCCCACGTCCTGCGGCAGTCGGCGTTCTACCTGACGATCATGATCGCCGCCGTCGTCCTCGGGACGGTGGTACTGGGGCCGACCGTGCTCCGACTCACCGGCTCGCCGGCCGTCGGCGGCCTGCTGGCTGTGGGCAGCCTCTACGTCGCCGGCCGGGCGTACCAGAGCTACTTCGCGACGGTGTTCCAGGGGCTGAACCGGGTGGACTGGAGCGCGCTGGTCACGACCGTCTCGAGCGTCGCCCGCCTGCCGCTGGTGGTGCTGATGGTGACACTCGGCTTCGGCGTCGTCGGGGCCGTCGCGGGCTACGTGCTCGCGTTCGCGCTGGCCTCAGCGATGGGCGCGTACGTCGTCTACACCCGCTTCTACCGCTCCTACGACGCCGACGACGCGCCGAGCGACCGGCTCACCCGTCGCCTCCTCGAGTACAGCGTCCCGCTGACGGCGACCCGGGGGGCGAACGTACTCGACAAGAAAGTCGACACGCTGCTGGTCGGCGTCCTGATCGACATGACCGCAGTCGGCTACTACACCGTCGCCAAGCAGGTCTCGGACTTCGTCGCCGCGCCGGCGTCGTCGTTCGGCTACACCATCTCGCCGGCGCTGGGCGAGCAGTCATCGAAGGACGAGACCCAGCGTGCGGCGACCCTCTACGAGCGCTCGCTCCAGTACGTCCTGCTGGCGTACGTCCCAGCCGTCGTCGGCCTGATCCTCGTCGCTCAGCCGATGGTTCGGTACGTGTTCGGCCCCGACTACCTCGGCGCCGTCACGACACTGCAGGTGTTCAGCGGCTTCATGCTCGTCAACGCTGTCAACAAGGTCACCAGCGACGGCCTCGACTACCTCGGCCGGGCGCGGTCGCGGGCGATCATCAAGTCCGCGATGGCGGTGAGCAACTTCGGGCTGAACCTCGTGTTGATCCCGGCGATGGGCGTCGTCGGCGCCGCCGTCGCCACCGTCATCACCTACACGATCTATACGGGGTCGAACGTCTACTTCATCACCCAAGAGCTCCCCGTCGACGTGCACGCGGTGGCGCGCCGGCTGGTCGTCACCGCCATCATCACGACCGGGATGGCCGCGGTGGTCTGGGGGGCGCTCCCCTACGTCTCGGACCTCCCCTCGCTGCTCGCCGTCGTGTTCCTCGGCGCGGCGATGTGGGCGACGCTCTCCGTGCTCGGCGGCGTGCTCAACATCCGCCGGGTGGCCAAACTCCTCACCTGA